A single region of the Lycium barbarum isolate Lr01 chromosome 2, ASM1917538v2, whole genome shotgun sequence genome encodes:
- the LOC132625970 gene encoding UDP-glycosyltransferase 92A1-like produces the protein MLQTMKEKKGHIVLFPFMAQGHIIPFLALAFKIIQKGYQITFISSPLNIKKLKSSLQKNHSIQFLEIPFNSTEHGLPPDTEITDSLPYNLAFKLLEVSPSLEPNFRKILSDLVDVKIGFFKKPPICVIADFFFGWSAKVTHEFGIFHAIFCAAGGFGVACYYSMWLNLPHRHTDKLEFILPDFQEAGKFHVTQLSPSLAIADGNDPYSHFQLKNLPTWENSDGVLFNTVEEFEKMGLMYFRRKLCIPIWAIGPILFQENDRVSTPRKEPGLPLEKCKEWLDRKEEKSVLYICFGSQNTISASQMVQLAKALDGLEINFIWVVRPPLGFDVNADFKPEEWLPEGFIQKNQENEQRGLIVLNWAPQVEILIHESTGGFLSNCGWNSVLESLINGVPLIGWPMAADQFFNAKFLEEEVGVCVEMARGTTFDVSYGDIIEKIELVMGTESEKGKRLRGKVCEVKEMIKDAARDEDDYKGSSVRAMDEFFNLLMNERTEIGSL, from the coding sequence ATGCTACAAAccatgaaagaaaaaaaaggccACATAGTCCTTTTCCCTTTCATGGCACAAGGTCACATAATCCCTTTCTTAGCCTTAGCTTTCAAGATTATTCAAAAGGGTTATCAAATCACATTCATAAGCTCACCATTAAACATCAAGAAACTCAAATCATCACTCCAAAAAAACCATTCAATTCAGTTTCTTGAAATACCTTTTAACAGTACTGAACATGGTCTTCCACCAGATACTGAAATAACTGATTCTTTACCTTACAATCTTGCTTTCAAACTTCTTGaagtttctccttcacttgaaccaaacttTAGAAAAATTCTTAGTGATCTTGTTGATGTAAAGATTGGTTTTTTCAAGAAACCACCAATTTGTGTTATAGCAGATTTCTTTTTTGGATGGTCAGCTAAGGtaactcatgaatttggtatTTTTCATGCTATATTTTGTGCTGCTGGTGGATTTGGAGTAGCTTGTTATTACTCTATGTGGTTAAATTTACCTCATAGACATACAGATAAACTTGAGTTTATATTGCCTGATTTTCAAGAAGctggaaaatttcatgttacACAATTGTCACCTAGTTTAGCTATAGCTGATGGAAATGACCCTTATTCACATTTTCAGTTGAAAAATCTTCCAACTTGGGAAAATTCAGATGGGGTTCTTTTTAATACAGTTGAAGAGtttgaaaaaatggggttgatgtaTTTTAGAAGGAAATTATGTATACCTATTTGGGCAATAGGACCAATACTTTTTCAAGAAAATGACAGAGTAAGTACTCCTAGGAAAGAACCAGGACTTCCTTTAGAAAAATGTAAAGAATGGTTagatagaaaagaagaaaaatcagTTCTTTACATATGTTTTGGTTCACAAAACACAATCTCAGCATCCCAAATGGTGCAATTAGCAAAAGCATTGGATGGTCTTGAAATAAATTTCATTTGGGTAGTTAGACCACCTTTAGGATTTGATGTAAATGCTGATTTTAAACCAGAAGAATGGTTACCAGAAGGGTTtattcaaaaaaatcaagaaaatgaacAAAGAGGACTAATAGTGTTAAATTGGGCTCCACAAGTTGAAATCTTGATTCATGAATCAACAGGTGGATTTTTAAGTAATTGTGGTTGGAATTCAGTTCTTGAATCACTAATTAATGGGGTACCATTAATTGGATGGCCAATGGCAGCTGATCAGTTTTTTAATGCTAAGTTCTTGGAAGAAGAAGTTGGTGTTTGTGTGGAAATGGCTAGAGGGACAACATTTGATGTAAGTTATGGGGACATAATTGAAAAGATTGAGTTAGTTATGGGTACTGAAAGTGAAAAGGGGAAAAGATTAAGGGGTAAAGTTTGTGAAGTTAAAGAAATGATTAAAGATGCTGCTAGAGATGAGGATGATTACAAAGGGTCCTCTGTTAGAGCTATGGATGAATTTTTTAATTTGCTGATGAATGAAAGGACAGAGATTGGGTCATTATAA